Proteins encoded together in one Catellatospora citrea window:
- a CDS encoding replication initiator gives MKASTLDAAPRPLITGRGAVSNGETTMGSLFRADLLARAGQPDYFGWLDHIRAAGGCTRPVRLVGDLYTVHRHGDSATVVGSSSTGAMPDGTIYKACGNRRASLCPSCARTYQADAYQLLRAGLVGGKGIPDTVTAHPAVFATFTAPSFGPVHSRVVKRHTCANRRNCDCRPDPCHARTPKNLPPEQLLQDPETGSLPATCQHGAPVACFARHDNDDSRLGQPICLDCYDHEAQVVWNVFAGELWRRTKQAIDRHLNKLARRRGIRRVRVGTNPATGRAITVPPVQVSCGKVAEFQRRGVVHFHALMRLDGVDPTDPTAVVPPPDGFTVADLDDAIRAAAATIDVDTPPHPDQPDGWHITWGDPDKGIDVKAISIGNGEVTDGMAAGYLAKYATKSTEVTGHVSVRITADTLDHYADHEGDHTARLIAACWDLGRPTHTPEPLGDRPPRNGVTPGARAPWHCPTCNQVHPGNRPHREAVDDCADSHSALWPADTLSDVTADNTYSKLRRWAHMLGFGGHFMSKSRRYSTTFGELRATRTAYRRAELPDHPHGVQLGHDDQADEDTVLVIGALRFTGSGWHTSADALLANTAAAMARERAAIGREEIAHEVGSTPASSQPLEQP, from the coding sequence ATGAAGGCTTCGACGCTGGACGCCGCACCCCGACCCCTCATCACGGGCCGGGGTGCGGTCTCGAACGGCGAAACCACCATGGGCAGCCTCTTCCGCGCTGACCTGCTCGCCCGTGCCGGGCAGCCCGACTACTTCGGGTGGCTCGACCACATCCGCGCCGCCGGTGGCTGCACCCGGCCCGTCCGGCTCGTCGGCGACCTCTACACCGTCCACCGCCACGGCGACTCGGCCACCGTCGTCGGCTCCAGCTCCACCGGCGCCATGCCCGACGGCACGATCTACAAGGCGTGCGGCAACCGCCGCGCCTCCCTGTGCCCATCCTGCGCCCGCACCTATCAGGCCGACGCCTACCAGCTCCTGCGCGCCGGACTCGTCGGCGGCAAAGGCATCCCCGACACCGTCACCGCACACCCGGCCGTGTTCGCCACCTTCACCGCCCCCAGCTTCGGGCCGGTCCACTCCCGCGTGGTCAAGCGCCACACCTGCGCCAACCGCCGAAACTGCGACTGCCGCCCCGACCCCTGCCACGCCCGCACACCGAAGAATCTCCCGCCAGAGCAGCTGCTGCAGGACCCCGAAACGGGAAGTCTTCCCGCCACGTGCCAGCACGGCGCGCCAGTCGCATGCTTCGCCCGCCACGACAACGACGATTCACGGCTCGGCCAGCCCATCTGCCTGGACTGCTACGACCACGAAGCCCAAGTCGTCTGGAACGTCTTCGCCGGAGAGCTGTGGCGGCGCACCAAGCAGGCCATAGACCGCCACCTCAACAAGCTCGCCCGCCGCCGTGGCATCCGCCGCGTCCGCGTCGGCACCAACCCCGCCACTGGCCGAGCGATCACCGTCCCGCCGGTCCAGGTGTCCTGCGGCAAGGTTGCCGAATTCCAGCGGCGCGGCGTCGTCCACTTCCACGCGCTCATGCGCCTGGACGGCGTCGACCCAACCGACCCGACCGCCGTCGTGCCCCCACCGGACGGGTTCACCGTCGCCGACCTCGACGACGCGATCCGGGCCGCCGCCGCGACCATCGACGTCGACACCCCGCCGCACCCCGACCAGCCCGACGGCTGGCACATCACCTGGGGCGACCCCGACAAAGGCATCGACGTCAAGGCGATCAGCATCGGCAACGGCGAAGTCACCGACGGCATGGCCGCCGGATACCTGGCCAAGTACGCCACCAAATCCACCGAGGTCACCGGACACGTCTCCGTCCGCATCACCGCCGACACCCTCGACCACTACGCCGACCACGAAGGCGACCACACCGCCCGACTCATCGCCGCGTGCTGGGACCTCGGCCGACCCACCCACACCCCCGAACCCCTCGGCGACCGGCCGCCACGAAACGGCGTCACACCCGGTGCCCGTGCGCCCTGGCACTGCCCAACCTGCAACCAGGTCCACCCCGGCAACCGGCCCCACCGCGAGGCCGTCGACGACTGCGCCGACAGTCACTCTGCGCTCTGGCCGGCGGACACCCTCAGTGACGTAACCGCGGACAACACCTACTCCAAGCTGCGCCGCTGGGCTCACATGCTCGGCTTCGGCGGCCACTTCATGAGCAAGAGCCGCCGCTACTCGACCACCTTCGGCGAACTCCGCGCGACCCGCACCGCCTACCGCCGCGCCGAGCTGCCCGACCACCCCCACGGCGTCCAGCTCGGCCACGACGACCAGGCCGACGAAGACACCGTGCTCGTCATCGGCGCACTGCGCTTCACCGGAAGCGGCTGGCACACCAGCGCAGACGCGCTCCTCGCCAACACCGCCGCAGCCATGGCACGCGAACGAGCCGCCATCGGGCGCGAAGAGATCGCCCACGAAGTCGGCTCGACCCCCGCCAGCTCACAACCCCTGGAGCAGCCATGA
- a CDS encoding RRQRL motif-containing zinc-binding protein: MTVKPTGEFSQYFDPTGDKFGFPTYPYGCAPDGLATIRQLRNAGLRPGGHDPVAQILWANRRNQRVAYLYRTDLALPKRTATPAQLAAIDAALTARRTCPTCHQVRPYYIPRRFGRCLDCHSGAYLSEVDHV; encoded by the coding sequence ATGACCGTCAAGCCAACGGGGGAGTTCTCGCAGTACTTCGACCCCACCGGGGACAAGTTCGGCTTCCCCACCTACCCGTACGGCTGCGCCCCTGACGGGCTGGCCACGATCCGGCAGCTTCGCAACGCCGGTCTTCGCCCGGGTGGTCACGACCCGGTCGCCCAGATCCTCTGGGCCAACCGCCGCAACCAGCGCGTGGCCTACCTCTACCGCACCGATCTGGCGCTGCCCAAGCGCACCGCCACCCCGGCACAGCTTGCCGCCATTGACGCGGCTCTGACCGCCCGCCGGACCTGCCCCACCTGCCACCAGGTGCGGCCCTACTACATCCCCCGTCGCTTCGGCCGCTGCCTGGACTGCCACAGCGGTGCCTACCTCTCGGAGGTCGACCATGTCTGA
- a CDS encoding DeoR/GlpR family DNA-binding transcription regulator, producing MLAPQRQQAILAQVRRSGGVRVADLVAELGVSDMTIRRDLEVLAERGLVVKVHGGATAPPSGVADEPGFAAKAERQRTEKAKLAEAAAAHVAPGSAIALSAGTTTVRLAQRLVEIPGLTVVTNSIPVADVFYRSGRPDQTVVLTGGTRTPSDALVGPIAVASLRDLHVDQLFLGVHGLSVEAGLTTPNLLEAETNRALIAATRRLVVLADHTKWETLGIASIVPLSAVDLLITDAEPPVDVTELTVVEITP from the coding sequence ATGCTCGCCCCGCAACGCCAGCAGGCGATCCTCGCCCAGGTGCGCCGCTCCGGCGGGGTGCGCGTGGCCGACCTCGTCGCCGAACTCGGCGTCTCCGACATGACCATCCGCCGCGACCTCGAAGTGCTCGCCGAGCGCGGCCTCGTCGTCAAGGTGCACGGCGGGGCGACCGCGCCCCCGTCCGGCGTAGCCGACGAGCCCGGCTTCGCCGCGAAAGCAGAACGCCAGCGTACGGAGAAGGCCAAGCTCGCCGAGGCCGCCGCCGCCCACGTCGCTCCCGGCAGCGCGATCGCGCTCTCGGCGGGCACCACCACGGTGCGGCTGGCCCAGCGCCTGGTCGAGATCCCCGGGCTGACCGTGGTGACCAACTCCATCCCGGTCGCCGACGTCTTCTACCGCTCGGGCCGCCCCGACCAGACCGTGGTGCTCACCGGCGGCACCCGCACCCCGTCCGACGCGCTGGTCGGCCCGATCGCCGTCGCCTCGCTGCGCGACCTGCACGTCGACCAGCTGTTCCTCGGCGTGCACGGGCTCAGCGTCGAGGCCGGGCTGACCACGCCGAACCTGCTCGAAGCCGAGACGAACCGGGCCCTGATCGCGGCCACCCGCCGCCTGGTCGTGCTCGCCGACCACACCAAGTGGGAGACGCTCGGCATCGCGTCGATCGTCCCGCTCAGCGCCGTCGACCTGCTCATCACCGACGCCGAACCGCCGGTGGACGTCACCGAGCTCACCGTTGTGGAGATCACCCCATGA
- a CDS encoding helix-turn-helix domain-containing protein has product MSSAVTARLWTVEDVSTYLGVPVETLYTWRKRRYGPPAARVGKYLRYDPDAVRAWFLNQTTA; this is encoded by the coding sequence ATGAGCAGCGCAGTTACCGCCCGCCTCTGGACCGTCGAAGACGTATCCACCTACCTCGGCGTCCCCGTCGAAACCCTCTACACCTGGCGCAAACGCCGCTACGGCCCACCAGCCGCCCGCGTCGGCAAATACCTCCGGTACGACCCGGATGCCGTTCGGGCCTGGTTCCTCAATCAAACAACCGCCTGA
- a CDS encoding alpha/beta fold hydrolase, giving the protein MNDTEVTEVVEVEVEPGVRLRLRHRAARPATGRDSAGGHAAGATTPHDTAGPDGLHGAAAAVGGPHTAGADGGAAPGPVPFLLVHGLSSNARLWDEVGDALAAAGHPSWAVDLRGHGESDAPESGYDTGTAAADLAAVITTLGLSRPVVAGQSWGGNVVVRLAAKHPDLPGALGLVDGGWIDLHAAFPDWQSCERALRPQDIDGRPAAAMRQWLASAHPDWSDTAREATLANMRIRADGTVARRLTIPHHLEILRSMWDGPPGPDLPLVAVPALLLPALGPQDERADTVRRAAAALPDATVRWYPGADHDLHAQHPATIAADLLTLAVP; this is encoded by the coding sequence GTGAACGACACCGAGGTCACCGAAGTCGTCGAAGTCGAGGTCGAACCCGGCGTCCGGCTGCGCCTGCGCCACCGCGCGGCACGCCCTGCGACCGGTCGCGACAGCGCGGGCGGACATGCGGCGGGTGCCACGACACCGCACGACACGGCAGGTCCTGACGGACTGCACGGCGCGGCGGCCGCGGTCGGCGGGCCGCACACGGCGGGCGCCGATGGTGGCGCGGCACCAGGACCGGTGCCGTTCCTGCTGGTCCACGGGCTGTCCTCGAACGCGCGGCTGTGGGACGAGGTCGGCGACGCGCTCGCGGCGGCGGGGCACCCAAGCTGGGCTGTCGACCTGCGCGGGCACGGCGAGTCGGACGCGCCGGAGTCGGGATACGACACCGGCACCGCCGCGGCCGACCTCGCCGCCGTCATCACCACGCTGGGCCTGTCCCGGCCGGTGGTGGCCGGCCAGTCGTGGGGCGGCAACGTGGTGGTCCGGCTGGCCGCCAAGCACCCCGACCTGCCCGGCGCGCTCGGGCTGGTCGACGGCGGCTGGATCGACCTGCACGCCGCCTTCCCCGACTGGCAGTCCTGCGAGCGGGCGCTGCGCCCGCAGGACATCGACGGCAGGCCCGCCGCCGCCATGCGGCAGTGGCTGGCCTCGGCCCACCCCGACTGGTCGGACACGGCCCGGGAGGCGACGCTGGCGAACATGCGGATCCGCGCCGACGGCACCGTCGCGCGGCGCCTGACCATCCCGCACCACCTGGAGATCCTGCGCTCGATGTGGGACGGGCCGCCCGGCCCGGACCTGCCGCTGGTGGCCGTGCCCGCGCTGCTGCTGCCCGCGCTGGGCCCGCAGGACGAACGCGCCGACACGGTGCGCCGCGCCGCGGCGGCGCTGCCCGACGCCACCGTGCGCTGGTATCCCGGCGCCGACCACGACCTGCACGCCCAGCACCCCGCGACGATCGCGGCGGACCTGCTCACCCTGGCCGTCCCATGA
- the galT gene encoding galactose-1-phosphate uridylyltransferase: MKRTSTTMADGRELIYFDEHDDAVRAMVDDRELPPPPAPAELRFDPLTEDWVAVAAHRQTRTFLPPTEECPLCPTKGAFLTEVPADDYDVVVFENRFPSFSGDAGRCEVVVFSPQHDASFKDLPVSRVRTVLRAMADRTAELSAQPGVEQVFCFENRGVEIGVTLHHPHGQIYAYPYVTPVTRRYLEAARTFRDSHGGNLYADLLARERADGSRVVASNELWTAFVPYAARWPYEIHLAPHRQVPDLAALTEAELDACAPLWSELTRRLDGLFDLAMPYIAGWHQAPVHADRDLGYLHLRLISSRRAPGKLKYLAGSESAMGAWVNDIAPEQAAAALRAVSL; the protein is encoded by the coding sequence ATGAAACGCACCAGCACCACGATGGCCGACGGCCGTGAACTGATCTACTTCGACGAGCACGACGACGCCGTACGCGCCATGGTCGACGACCGTGAGCTGCCCCCGCCGCCCGCGCCGGCCGAGCTGCGCTTCGACCCGCTCACCGAGGACTGGGTCGCCGTCGCCGCGCACCGGCAGACCCGCACCTTCCTGCCGCCCACCGAGGAGTGCCCGCTCTGCCCCACCAAGGGCGCGTTCCTGACCGAGGTGCCCGCCGACGACTACGACGTGGTGGTGTTCGAGAACCGCTTCCCCTCGTTCTCCGGCGACGCCGGGCGCTGCGAGGTCGTCGTCTTCTCGCCGCAGCACGACGCGTCGTTCAAGGACCTGCCCGTGTCGCGGGTGCGCACCGTGCTGCGGGCGATGGCCGACCGCACCGCCGAGCTGTCCGCCCAGCCGGGCGTCGAGCAGGTGTTCTGCTTCGAGAACCGGGGCGTCGAGATCGGCGTGACGCTGCACCACCCGCACGGGCAGATCTACGCGTACCCGTACGTCACCCCGGTCACCCGCCGCTACCTGGAGGCGGCGCGCACCTTCCGGGACTCCCACGGCGGCAACCTCTACGCCGACCTGCTCGCCCGCGAGCGTGCGGACGGCTCGCGGGTCGTCGCGTCGAACGAGCTGTGGACCGCGTTCGTGCCGTACGCGGCCCGCTGGCCGTACGAGATCCACCTCGCCCCGCACCGGCAGGTCCCCGACCTGGCCGCGCTCACCGAGGCGGAGCTGGACGCGTGCGCGCCGCTCTGGTCGGAGCTCACCCGGCGGCTCGACGGGCTGTTCGACCTGGCCATGCCGTACATCGCCGGCTGGCACCAGGCCCCCGTGCATGCCGACCGCGACCTCGGTTACCTGCACCTGCGCCTGATCAGCTCCCGGCGCGCGCCGGGCAAGCTGAAGTACCTGGCCGGGTCGGAGTCGGCGATGGGCGCGTGGGTCAACGACATCGCGCCGGAGCAGGCGGCTGCTGCGCTCAGGGCGGTTTCCCTCTAA
- a CDS encoding NADP-dependent isocitrate dehydrogenase — protein sequence MAKIKVNNPVVELDGDEMTRIIWKQIREQLILPYLDVELEYYDLGMEHRDATDDQVTIDSANAIKRHGVGVKCATITPDEARVAEFGLKKMWKSPNGTIRNILGGVVFREPIIMSNVPRLVPGWTKPIVIGRHAHGDQYKATDFVVPGPGKVTITYQPADGSEPMELTVADFADGGVAMGMYNFDESIRDFARASLRYGLARNYPVYLSTKNTILKAYDGRFKDIFAEVFENEFKADFEAAGISYEHRLIDDMVAAAMKWEGGFVWACKNYDGDVQSDTVAQGFGSLGLMTSVLMTPDGKTVEAEAAHGTVTRHYRQWQKGEKTSTNPIASIFAWTRGLAHRGKLDGTPAVTNFADTLEQVIIETVEGGAMTKDLALLISRDAPWQTTEEFMNTLDTNLARRLGA from the coding sequence ATGGCGAAGATCAAGGTAAACAACCCGGTCGTCGAGCTCGACGGCGACGAGATGACCCGGATCATCTGGAAGCAGATCCGGGAGCAGCTGATCCTGCCCTACCTCGACGTGGAGCTGGAGTACTACGACCTGGGCATGGAGCACCGCGACGCCACCGACGACCAGGTGACGATCGACTCCGCGAACGCCATCAAGCGGCACGGCGTGGGCGTCAAGTGCGCCACCATCACCCCGGACGAGGCCCGCGTCGCCGAGTTCGGTCTGAAGAAGATGTGGAAGTCGCCGAACGGCACCATCCGCAACATCCTCGGCGGCGTCGTGTTCCGCGAGCCGATCATCATGAGCAACGTGCCGCGCCTGGTGCCGGGCTGGACCAAGCCGATCGTCATCGGCCGCCACGCCCACGGCGACCAGTACAAGGCCACCGACTTCGTGGTCCCCGGCCCGGGCAAGGTCACCATCACGTACCAGCCGGCCGACGGCTCGGAGCCGATGGAGCTGACCGTCGCCGACTTCGCCGACGGCGGCGTCGCCATGGGCATGTACAACTTCGACGAGTCGATCCGCGACTTCGCGCGCGCCTCGCTGCGGTACGGCCTGGCCCGCAACTACCCGGTCTACCTGTCGACCAAGAACACCATCCTCAAGGCGTACGACGGCCGGTTCAAGGACATCTTCGCCGAGGTCTTCGAGAACGAGTTCAAGGCCGACTTCGAGGCCGCCGGCATCTCCTACGAGCACCGCCTCATCGACGACATGGTCGCCGCGGCCATGAAGTGGGAGGGCGGCTTCGTCTGGGCCTGCAAGAACTACGACGGTGACGTGCAGTCCGACACCGTGGCGCAGGGCTTCGGCTCGCTCGGCCTGATGACCTCCGTGCTGATGACGCCCGACGGCAAGACCGTCGAGGCCGAGGCCGCCCACGGCACCGTCACCCGGCACTACCGCCAGTGGCAGAAGGGCGAGAAGACGTCGACCAACCCGATCGCGTCGATCTTCGCCTGGACCCGTGGCCTCGCGCACCGCGGCAAGCTGGACGGCACCCCGGCGGTCACCAACTTCGCCGACACGCTGGAGCAGGTCATCATCGAGACCGTCGAGGGCGGCGCGATGACCAAGGACCTCGCGCTGCTGATCTCGCGCGACGCGCCGTGGCAGACCACCGAGGAGTTCATGAACACCCTCGACACCAACCTGGCCCGCCGCCTCGGCGCCTGA
- a CDS encoding CysS/YqeB C-terminal domain-containing protein, which yields MIIGVDEHTALVCDLDARTATVLGNGTVTLRHRGRSTSYPTGTVLPLPTEERKGTFLTEYVEEGHLLNADVAAGGVAAGSGGDGARTGVAGGSAIRGGGAPGGGVSGGVVSGGGGTNGGDGGPGGRVGGGPAARRGAATLREAADEAEALFSTALAERDVDGCVAAVLELEQAITDWGADTLTSDSGEHAHGLLRGMIVRLGALAGTADPTPLLTPLVQALIGIREKAREQRDWAAADQVRDALAAASVELRDTPDGPVWLRTP from the coding sequence GTGATCATCGGCGTCGACGAGCACACCGCCCTGGTCTGCGACCTCGACGCCCGCACCGCCACCGTCCTCGGCAACGGCACCGTCACCCTCCGCCACCGCGGCCGCAGCACCTCCTACCCCACCGGCACCGTCCTCCCCCTCCCCACCGAGGAAAGGAAGGGCACCTTCTTAACGGAATACGTAGAGGAAGGGCACCTTCTTAACGCCGACGTCGCGGCGGGGGGTGTCGCGGCAGGCAGCGGCGGTGACGGGGCACGGACCGGCGTGGCGGGCGGCAGCGCGATCCGAGGCGGTGGCGCGCCTGGAGGCGGCGTGTCCGGGGGCGTCGTGTCAGGAGGCGGCGGTACGAACGGCGGCGATGGCGGGCCCGGGGGCCGGGTAGGTGGCGGGCCCGCGGCCCGGCGCGGCGCGGCCACGCTGCGGGAAGCCGCCGACGAGGCCGAGGCGCTGTTCTCCACCGCGCTGGCCGAGCGGGATGTGGACGGCTGCGTGGCGGCGGTGCTGGAGCTGGAGCAGGCGATCACCGACTGGGGCGCGGACACGCTGACCTCGGACTCCGGCGAGCACGCGCACGGCCTGCTCCGGGGCATGATCGTGCGGCTCGGCGCGCTCGCCGGCACCGCCGACCCGACCCCGCTGCTCACGCCCCTGGTGCAGGCGTTGATCGGGATCCGGGAGAAGGCTCGCGAGCAGCGCGACTGGGCGGCCGCCGACCAGGTACGCGATGCACTGGCCGCCGCCTCCGTCGAGCTGCGCGACACCCCCGACGGCCCGGTCTGGCTCCGCACCCCGTAA
- a CDS encoding uracil-DNA glycosylase, whose product MALDLLELLPAEWRDVMKPHLDLDATAKLSSFVEAEYAAGPVFPPQEDLFTAFRLTSPAHTRVLILGQDPYFKPGQAHGLSFSVRPGVTVPPSLRNVYKELKDDLGVEPPRNGDLTGWAAQGVLMLNAVLTVRSGTPNSHANQGWEAFTDAAIKAVNDSPYRVVFVLWGSYARKKAVLVRNPQHVVLEAGHPSPMNPKGFLGSKPFSQIKAALQDAGRGEITWS is encoded by the coding sequence ATGGCATTGGACCTGCTCGAACTGCTGCCCGCTGAGTGGCGCGACGTGATGAAGCCGCACCTGGACCTCGACGCCACGGCGAAGCTGTCCTCCTTCGTGGAGGCCGAATACGCCGCCGGTCCGGTCTTCCCGCCGCAGGAGGACCTGTTCACGGCGTTCCGGTTGACCTCGCCCGCGCACACCCGGGTGCTCATCCTGGGGCAGGACCCCTACTTCAAGCCCGGCCAGGCGCACGGCCTGAGCTTCAGCGTGCGCCCCGGCGTGACCGTGCCGCCCAGCCTGCGCAACGTGTACAAGGAGCTCAAGGACGACCTGGGCGTCGAGCCGCCGCGCAACGGCGACCTCACCGGCTGGGCCGCCCAGGGCGTGCTGATGCTCAACGCGGTGCTCACCGTGCGCTCGGGCACCCCGAACAGCCACGCCAACCAGGGCTGGGAGGCGTTCACCGACGCCGCGATCAAGGCCGTGAACGACTCGCCGTACCGCGTGGTCTTCGTGCTGTGGGGGTCCTACGCCCGCAAGAAGGCCGTCCTGGTGCGCAACCCGCAGCACGTCGTGCTGGAGGCCGGGCACCCGAGCCCGATGAACCCGAAGGGCTTCCTGGGCAGCAAGCCGTTCTCGCAGATCAAGGCCGCCCTCCAGGACGCCGGCCGCGGCGAGATCACCTGGAGCTGA
- a CDS encoding FtsK/SpoIIIE domain-containing protein → MMTALLADKEAPAVPVGSTLSIYDPIFLGIDEFGAHVNLELMGRNILVGGEPGGGKSGFLNAITAHAALSTDCRLVLFDGKLVELGQWEDCADEFVGFDPERAIRVMARLSALMNNRYTWMHAKGIRKLDWTHGLDPVLTVIDEFALYTATYGDKKTQEQFTALFRDLVARGRACGMPVVAATQRPSSDIVPTSLRDLFAYRCAFRCTTVGSSDVVLGHGWVSRGYSAADILPTNQGEALLLSEGGTPRSIKGSFLTDAQIKSIADYAAWIRRPNRLENQR, encoded by the coding sequence CTGATGACCGCACTACTGGCTGACAAGGAGGCACCCGCCGTGCCTGTCGGCTCGACCCTGAGCATCTATGACCCGATCTTCCTCGGGATCGACGAGTTCGGAGCCCACGTCAACCTCGAACTGATGGGCCGAAACATCCTCGTCGGTGGCGAGCCCGGTGGAGGCAAGTCGGGCTTCCTCAACGCCATCACCGCCCACGCGGCGCTGTCGACTGACTGTCGACTGGTCCTGTTTGACGGCAAGCTCGTGGAGCTGGGCCAGTGGGAGGACTGCGCCGACGAGTTCGTCGGCTTCGACCCCGAGCGGGCCATCCGGGTCATGGCGCGCCTGTCGGCGCTCATGAACAACCGCTACACCTGGATGCACGCCAAGGGCATCCGCAAGCTCGACTGGACTCACGGGCTGGACCCGGTCCTGACCGTCATCGACGAGTTCGCCCTCTACACCGCCACATACGGCGACAAGAAGACCCAGGAGCAGTTCACCGCGCTCTTCCGGGACCTGGTCGCCCGGGGCCGCGCCTGCGGCATGCCCGTCGTGGCAGCCACACAGCGCCCTTCGTCGGACATCGTTCCGACCTCGCTGCGTGACCTGTTCGCCTACCGGTGCGCGTTCCGCTGCACCACCGTCGGCAGCTCCGATGTCGTGCTCGGTCACGGCTGGGTCAGCCGCGGCTACTCCGCCGCCGACATCCTCCCCACCAACCAGGGCGAAGCCCTGCTGCTGTCCGAGGGCGGCACCCCGCGCTCGATCAAGGGCAGCTTCCTGACCGATGCGCAGATCAAGTCGATCGCCGACTACGCGGCGTGGATCCGCCGCCCCAACCGACTGGAGAACCAGCGATGA
- a CDS encoding site-specific integrase translates to MAHIEDRWHKTVIGDNGREKRLRTNLYGKGLRYRVRYIDPEGRERSKSFPDREKKEAENFLVKIENDKRQRTYVDPQAGLVKFNVYARDWIASAQIDESTREGYLSRFNNHIAAFFNGYQLNAVTPSAIRKWLKEASEEYADKTLEVTFALLAAILTAAVDDQLITSNPCKVKSVKQPKAPTKKIKPWSRQWVRTVRAGLNVRYQAMVDVGAGCGPRQGEIFGLAVDDLEIADGFVNIRRQVKKVHNKLVFGLPKNDRERRVPLPRRVAEALEKHMAEFPPVAITLPWEDPDKGKPVTARVIFTDGLRTAINRSTFDRKHWARARRRAGVPKSRENGMHALRHYYASVRLHAGENIKAVSEDLGHNDPAFTLRVYMHLMPGTDSRTRDTIDGLYDLDTPSRPDDGLEDDTDPSAAGQST, encoded by the coding sequence GTGGCTCACATCGAAGACCGCTGGCACAAGACCGTCATCGGCGACAACGGGAGGGAGAAGCGGCTTAGGACGAACCTTTACGGGAAGGGACTGCGCTATCGCGTGCGGTACATCGATCCCGAGGGACGAGAGCGGTCGAAGTCGTTCCCCGATCGAGAAAAGAAGGAGGCAGAGAACTTCCTTGTCAAAATCGAGAATGACAAGCGGCAGCGTACGTACGTCGACCCTCAGGCTGGTCTGGTCAAGTTCAACGTCTATGCGCGTGATTGGATTGCTTCAGCACAGATCGATGAGTCAACTCGGGAAGGCTACCTGTCCCGATTCAACAACCACATTGCAGCATTCTTTAACGGGTATCAGCTAAATGCGGTTACCCCGTCCGCCATTCGCAAATGGTTGAAAGAGGCGTCCGAGGAGTATGCCGACAAGACTCTTGAAGTGACGTTCGCACTCCTGGCGGCGATCCTGACGGCCGCTGTCGATGACCAGCTCATCACGTCGAACCCGTGCAAGGTTAAGTCAGTCAAGCAGCCCAAGGCTCCGACAAAGAAGATCAAGCCATGGTCGCGGCAGTGGGTCCGCACCGTCCGAGCGGGTCTGAACGTCCGGTATCAGGCGATGGTTGATGTCGGGGCGGGATGCGGTCCACGGCAGGGCGAGATCTTCGGGCTAGCCGTCGATGACCTCGAAATCGCGGATGGATTCGTCAACATCCGCCGACAGGTGAAGAAGGTGCATAACAAGCTCGTCTTTGGCCTGCCGAAGAACGATAGGGAGCGTCGAGTGCCGTTGCCGCGCCGAGTTGCGGAAGCTCTCGAAAAGCACATGGCGGAATTCCCTCCGGTCGCGATCACGCTTCCTTGGGAAGACCCCGACAAGGGTAAGCCGGTCACAGCGCGAGTCATCTTCACCGACGGCCTTCGGACGGCAATCAACCGGTCCACGTTCGACCGCAAGCACTGGGCGCGTGCGCGCCGTCGAGCTGGTGTCCCCAAGAGTCGCGAGAACGGCATGCACGCCCTTCGGCACTACTACGCGTCGGTGCGTCTCCACGCGGGCGAGAACATCAAAGCGGTGTCCGAGGACCTCGGGCACAACGACCCAGCTTTCACGCTTCGGGTCTATATGCACCTCATGCCTGGCACCGACAGCCGCACGAGGGACACAATCGACGGCCTGTACGACCTGGACACGCCCTCACGGCCTGATGACGGCCTGGAGGACGATACTGACCCTTCCGCCGCTGGTCAGAGCACGTGA